From the Roseibium sp. HPY-6 genome, one window contains:
- a CDS encoding DUF302 domain-containing protein, protein MRHLLSFFFLISLAAGPAFSDSVVPREGWQVISTAKAYQALVDDLKASIKAEKMLLVTQASASAGAKGRGLTIPGNRVMGVYRNDYAIRMLEASVAAGIEAPIRFYVTENSDGTAMLSWKTPSYVFAPYMEEGGKPLEELAAELDGVFQTIADNAVASR, encoded by the coding sequence ATGCGCCACTTGCTGAGTTTCTTTTTTCTGATTTCACTTGCCGCCGGGCCGGCATTTTCCGACAGCGTTGTGCCCAGGGAGGGCTGGCAGGTGATCTCGACGGCAAAAGCCTATCAGGCGCTCGTTGACGATCTGAAGGCATCCATCAAGGCGGAAAAGATGCTTCTGGTTACGCAAGCGAGCGCGTCTGCCGGGGCCAAGGGCCGCGGACTTACGATCCCTGGCAATCGGGTGATGGGCGTTTACCGCAACGACTATGCGATCCGAATGCTTGAGGCGTCCGTTGCGGCGGGAATTGAAGCCCCGATCAGGTTCTACGTGACGGAAAACAGTGATGGCACCGCTATGCTCTCATGGAAGACGCCTAGCTATGTCTTCGCGCCGTATATGGAGGAAGGCGGCAAGCCGCTTGAAGAACTGGCTGCAGAACTCGATGGCGTCTTTCAAACCATTGCCGACAACGCTGTTGCATCACGGTAA